AGCTTCCCAACATTATCCAGCGCTTTTCTAACAGCAGCTATCTGCAACAGTAAATCTGAACAATCCCGGTCAGCCTTGGCCATTTCTTTAATGGAACGCACATGACCCTCAATTCTGGCTAATCGATTAACGATGCTCTTCCGATGCTGATGGTTTGACCCCATAAAGTCACCTCCTGGAAAGGATTATATCCCCCCCAGGGGGATATTGTAAATGAAAATGTGGAGGCATTTATACATAAATGCCTCACATTTACCCAACTATTGTGATATTGCCTCAGCTTCCAGCTTAACTCCTTTGCCCATATGACAGGAGACGTAATGTTGATCTTCAGTCTCTTCCAGCTGAGGCGGCTGTTTTAAACATTCATCATGCTGATGGGGACACCTTGCAGCAAAAGGACAGCCTTTAGAATAAACACTTGCGTCCACTTCTCCATCCAATATCAACTCTTCTTTTTTCTCTAAAAACTGATTGAGATCTGCGACAACAGCTACAAGAGCTTTTGTATAGGGATGAGACGGATTTCTAATGATCTTTTTGGTTGGTCCTATTTCTACAATTTTTCCTTTGTACATTACAGCAATTCGATCACACATATAGCTGGCCGTTGAAAGATCATGAGTAATAAACATCATGGTAAGTCCCATATTCTTTTTAAGATCAAGCAGGAGATTTAGAATTCCTGCTCGAACCGATACATCCAGCATGGAGGTCGGTTCATCAGCTACCACAAAGGATGGATTTAATATAAGGGCCCTGGCAATAGCAATCCTTTGACGCTGTCCACCGCTTAATTGATGGGGATATCGATACATAAAATCTTCGGCAGGTTTTAAATCAATACTTTCGATGGCTGCCGCCACTCGTTTCTTTTTCGCTTCGAATGAAAGCTCCTTTTCGTGGGCATTAAGCGGTTCCATCAGTATATCCAAGATCCTCATTCCTGGATTTAAGGAATCATACGGATCTTGAAAGATCATTTGCATCTGCTTTCTGTAAACATGAGCTTCCTTATCGGTAAGCTTACAAAGATCTACTCCATTAAAGTGGATTTCCCCTGCGGTTTCTTTCTCTAATCGCATGATCAGTCTAGCCGTTGTTGTTTTACCACAACCACTCTCACCAATAATTCCAAGGATCTCACCTTTTTTAACCGTTAAATTTAATTCGTTTACCGCGTATACAGGTATCTTTTTTCTGCCCTGCAGGATATTTCCTTCTTTTCTAATAAAGGTCTTGGTTAAC
This is a stretch of genomic DNA from Microaerobacter geothermalis. It encodes these proteins:
- a CDS encoding metal-sensing transcriptional repressor — protein: MGSNHQHRKSIVNRLARIEGHVRSIKEMAKADRDCSDLLLQIAAVRKALDNVGKLILQDHLEGCVVEAIEHGNQEEVIHDLQKALNNFIR
- a CDS encoding ABC transporter ATP-binding protein, with the protein product MSLITVKKLTKTFIRKEGNILQGRKKIPVYAVNELNLTVKKGEILGIIGESGCGKTTTARLIMRLEKETAGEIHFNGVDLCKLTDKEAHVYRKQMQMIFQDPYDSLNPGMRILDILMEPLNAHEKELSFEAKKKRVAAAIESIDLKPAEDFMYRYPHQLSGGQRQRIAIARALILNPSFVVADEPTSMLDVSVRAGILNLLLDLKKNMGLTMMFITHDLSTASYMCDRIAVMYKGKIVEIGPTKKIIRNPSHPYTKALVAVVADLNQFLEKKEELILDGEVDASVYSKGCPFAARCPHQHDECLKQPPQLEETEDQHYVSCHMGKGVKLEAEAISQ